The sequence below is a genomic window from Coffea arabica cultivar ET-39 chromosome 8e, Coffea Arabica ET-39 HiFi, whole genome shotgun sequence.
CATACGATATACAATGACTAGAGGATCAAATtgataatcatttttttttcttctttttggttttggttttgatTGACTTCAATATATATGGTATCAGTTTAAGTTTTGACTACTACTAAAACTTCTGAACTAAATCCTTCTCTACTGACTTTCTTGATCTGTGGTGCATGCTTGTGTATAGTGCGGGTAGATAGTCATACTTTTTAGTGCATCAATTTCTTAAGAAATGGAGAAACTTTGGACTTTAAAGTGAGAGGACTGTTTTCGTTGCATGTTTATCTACCTAACAAATTTGTAAGTGAAAGGGTTGGTATAAAATTTGATATACTCAAAGGAGTACTCACTTTTATTATATTTCCTTATTTTTCCTGATTGAAATGCAAACACTTAATTGGTTTTGCCCCttaatattttttcctttgTCTCACCTATACTAGTGGCATCAGAAATAAGTAATTTCTCGCTAGATCTACATAGCTCTATTGGTAGTGATTTATGTGTTGCATTGCACCATGCAACTCCATGCTTTCTTTAGGTTCATCGTTAGGTTTAGGTAAATTATTCTTAAGGCATACCTAAATATATTTTTTCGAGTTGTTCGGAACATGAACTTCAAGAAATGAGAAAGATAACagcccttcttcttcttcttcttcttttttcataaTTCAAATTAGTTTAAGCATTCAATAATTTATCCAGAAGAATTCAAGTGGTTTAATATTTACAAAttcttcaaaatatttttactttcTTCTTGTGGTAGTTGGTACTGTTTAATCGGAACTCTGCACATAAATGATCCTACTAAAATCAGTTTCgtttttattaaaataagtaTTCTTAATATATTTTAGTAGAGATAGAAGGTttctatataaatttttttggtgCTGTCATACGAACCTCCAGTTACAGCTTatatttttcatttcttcttgccAAACATAAATAAGACTGGCTGCAGCCGCCCTGAGAAATGAGTGGAAACAAGCCATATTTACTTGTGTAGGGTACATTTTCCATCGGAGAAATTTGAGgcaaaaaaactaataagatataTTTCATGATTGTCAATGTCAACGAAAAGAATTATTCAATTTTCCAAGCATAGTTCAATCTAAAAGCTTCAGTCTATAACGAAAGGACCATTCATATCAAGAAAGATCTTTATTAACACAATGGAAGAATAAAACAAAAGGTGAAGCAGTGAGAAAGGAGTGCATTATATCTAGTCACAAATCActagtttataaattttgtcaACATGGATGATGCTACTAAATCCTCTCGCTGTCTAGAGCTCTCGAGACACATGCATGTCAAGGATTAATCACTATCATAAAGGTCACATTCTGGACCAGTCAATTTCCAATGATGTTTGTATCTGTACAGGACTTTTTAGAGGGTTATATCCTTGAAAAGTTAATTAGAAACTCATGGAATCATTTtgctttgtctttttttttttttttaaagaagttCGTTGAATCATAAAGCATGCCATTCTTGTAGATCTTCAATCCGTTTTGATGTTTTGATTATTAGTAATCCCACTTGATATATTTAGATACTTCTTCGGTGAACTCTTAAGGTTTCAATCTCTATTGGTATTACGCTGAATCCTTGCAGCAGTAAAAGTAGGTTCCCTTGTGTCTTTCTTTTGCCCCTTGATACATTCAGAAGTCGGGGGTTTAACTCTCCTTGCCTTTCTTTTAACAATGAAGGACACATGTAGCCAAAATGGCCCCTGGAAAAAACTTTGCCAAACTGgttggctttttttttctttttttttttttaaaggtttTAGAGAAAGCTTTCatcattattttaattttcttgcaATGAACCTGGGGAACCTAGCAATTGTAAATGGTTTTTGTTTGGACAATCAGAAAGTTATGAACTTGAGTATTTGTGAAAGAAAATacaagagaaaggaaaaggTATGTGTTCAAATTAGAAAGCGTTTCGTAGACAATGTGGCCATCCAGTTACTGGGGGCAGAGCAGAGGGAAACTGCTTAATGGGCTGCAAAGCAAAGGTGTTTCGTTCGAAATCAACAAGAATCCGCATTTAAATGAAAACTAGTTTTGGTTGGATACAACTAGACTTGGTTTTTTCTAACTCAAAAACTGATCACGCGTGCTATATACGGGCCTGGTCTGGATGGACATTAAGCTTCCAGGCTTGTAATTTATGCCAGTGGAACAAATTCTTGATGGTTAATGCTGAAATATAGAAATATAATTAAATACTAATTAAAGTTGCTTTTGGTCATGATATCTTTAATttcaaaagtaataaaagaatcAATAACAAACTTCTAGCATCATATGGTCATGCAAGAGTCCATAGTTTGATAATGGTCTTTGTTTGTCAGCATCAGACATGAACATCAGGACAGGTATAGACTAAGACTACCATCTTGAATATAGATGCATGCAATGGGGAAGCTTTATGGTTCCATAATATTGCTAGCGAGATTGATGAATATACAAGTTGTTTGCCAATTATTTGATGAGTGGAAGTTTAACGTAAAAGAATAGGAAATAGAAGATGGCATGTCACGACTTTCCCAATTGCAAGCAGGTAAGTTCTTTAATTGTTTGACTGATAATCTTTCTGTGTAACCTCAGGCATAAGTATTGGTGAAGGAAGTGGTGCAACGATGTCAGATGATGAGGATGAGCTGCAGATGGATTTCTCGTTAGATCAATCAGGAGCTGATGGACATGACATGATGGGATTTGGCCCCCTTCTTCCAACAGAATCAGAAAGGTCTCTGATGGAGAGAGTTCGCCAGGAGCTAAAGCTTGAGTTGAAACAGGTGAATTTTGGGAACTGTCCCTAACCTCAACAACTATCTTTGTGATTGACCTGGAAAATTAACCAGAACTGTGGAACACTACCAGAGACTTTTGCATTGCCTAAAGAGACTCCATCACATGGAAATCTTCAATTGTATCTGTCTTCTATATTCTGATTTCTTGTTGGCAAAAGCTTGCATCAGTGTGAAATTGCAGTCGTTGCATTAAGTACATCCACAACTTTGCAGGGATTCAGATCAAGAATTGAGGATGTAAGAGAGGAAATATTAAGAAAAAGGAGGGCTGGAAAATTACCAGGTGACACTACGTCGGTGCTGAAGAATTGGTGGCAGCAACACTCAAAGTGGCCTTACCCAACTGTAAGTCCAATCTGACGAATATACAATAAGCTAAATCCAGACATCTGTTTACTTAATATTGCCCTAGCAAACTGATTGGGGCTGATTAATCCACACCAAGGAATCAAAGTGGAGACTATACTATTATGTACCATGAATCAAATAAACTCTCCAATACTTCATCTAGGAGCTAGGTCAAAGTTTTAGCATGGAGATTAGTTTTCGTTAAACCTTGTTCTTGAATTCCTTAACCATATGCAGTTGAAAGAGTCTAAGAGTATCGAATTGTTCCTCCTTTTCTGTTTCTAATCCAGGAGCCTAGGGATTAATTATATTACAAAATTTTATGGGCTTAGGTAGAATCTACAGAACTTTGGTTTTCTTGGTTTAATTACAGTAGGAACTATTTCAAATTAACCAAATATGAGTACTTTAGGGGCCTTCCAACTATGGGCATGCCTGTGATTTAAGAGGTGGTATGATGGAAACTTAGATAGGAGTGTCCAATGTTTCTCAGAACTTTATATGTGATCAAGATGCAAGTCTATGCTGCCCTTTCTTGGACTTTGATTTCAAAAAGGCATGAGGAGGTTGGGTGGAAAGAGAGCTTCTTTCAGAAATCAGTGATCCCCTCCCAACTCTATTCTTGCTTTTGCATTCAGGAACACAATTAGTAGCTTGTATCTACTTCTAGTCACGGGTTGTATATACAGGAAAAGCTAAGTTAAAACCAATAATCCCAATCAAATAGAACTTGATAGAGACTATTCAGTGCTGCCTCATGCTTAGTGATGTAAAATAAGCATGCTCTCTTTGCATTACAGGAAGATGACAAGGCAAAACTTGTAGAAGAGACAGGGTTGCAGCTCAAGCAAATTAACAATTGGTTCATCAACCAGAGGAAGCGCAATTGGCACAGCAGCTCTCAATCTGTTACGTCCCTGAAGTCCAAGCGCAAGAGATAGATACATTTTGACTGGGAAACAAGCGATGCATTTAGATCCATGCTGATATTAGATCACTACTAAGCCAGAGGTCCGGACAACAACTTGTGCAAAAACTAAGAAACTGGTAGATAGAGAAGTCATACATCAGGTGAGAGTGTATAATAGCTTTAACATGGTGCCGCACATACATGACTTTAGATTGCTGGGAATTAAGAAAAACTGTCTAACAGATTTCTTTTGTAATTCTGGAATTCGTGTGATGGGTATAGCAAGCAATTTCATCTGTTCCAAAAGTAGAAATAAAGTTTGACACTCATGCAATGCAATCAATGCACAAGGaccagcaaaagaaaaaaaaggggggggggggaacaaAATGTCTGCAGAGTTCTTCCCCTTCTCATAATTATAAACTTCAGCTTCATGATTAGCATTTTTTCTCCTTGGTTTCCACGGTCGCTCtagatgaaatttttttaataaacagAATCCCGTTTGTTTGCGTGCATCATTACCGGAAAAGATTATTTGACCTGATAGGAATATAATAGCATTAGCATGAAGTTCATTGGTGTCACAGTCTGATTGAAGACCAGCCTGGCAAGAATATTCAAACAAAATCAATCTTTGGCTGGTATCTTGAAGTCATTCAACATTGTACACCTTATTAAAAATAAACAGACCAACCACCTTTAAACAATACCAACCTGTAGTTTCTAATTTAATATTTCTTGCATAGTTTAGGATACTAAAATACTCTAATGGCAATCGATAGTGGATTATCACCAAATGATGTCTTATTATCAGCCCAAAGCGTCATAAACAAGTAAGTCGAAATCGTGTGAAGGTGATTAGGATATAAATGGTTATGACGACTAGCTATGGGATTAAATCACTTATATGGTAGTAACAGAAAAGTGAACTTTATATCAAAATAAattgaagcaaaataaaatctgGAAGCTGTGAAGAAgagggtcttttttttttttttttttttatgattaagATTCCAAGAATTACAGGCCATGAATTTAAATTCTCCTTTCTCATTTTCGTTTCTTAAATTCCACCGTTCCCCCTGCTAACGCAGGTAAATAATGCAGTCTTTGGCCCAAAATTCTTTTCCAGCATAAATTGATGCTGGAAATAAATGTGTGTATATAAGTTTAACTTTCTGACAGAAACTTGCATGACGATTATATTTGATTGTTGGAAATGTGATATAAATATGCAACATTACTTAAAGTTATTATAACTTAATTTCAGTATATGTCGTAATTCGTTCGATCACAAATATGGAGCTACAAAGGGTAGATTATGCTGATCTTCTTCTTTATCTTAATTGACGAAAACTTGCATTGAAAGCAAGATAACTTCTAAACTCGGGGCTTTTAACACATATGAATCGGTAAAAAATTAAGCACAGACCAGTGGTAGAACTTTTTTATCCACATACCTTGTAGTTAAATCTTTCTCCACATCAGTATAATTAAATAGCATGTTCACTACTTTCCTATGAATAACTTATTTCATTTTATGTTTGGTCAATAGCTCATTAATGCATTGCACCTAGTCTTTATGATGTTAACCACGTAGGTAAGTATGTATTTTATTAGAGGTGAGGGTTGGATTGGAATGGGTAATATAGTGGGAGGGATTGTGAGCACGGGATCACGAGTTTAAAACCTctcacatacaaaaaaaaaaaaaagaagataaaagtcTATATTTTATTATTCCTTAATACCTCGACACTTAAAAAGATCAAGTTAGAACTGGTTTCCTAGAAATGGAGGGACGGGTTTGTTAAAAATTGTATTACGAAATGGAGAGGAAGTGGAAAATGAATAATCTTACTTCTAATTTTGCTTTTCAAATGCCAACTTTACACGATCAATTTAAATCATTTCAATTCTTTATTCTTAACTTGACGATTGTCTTTATTCACGTTAACTGGACGATTACTTTAGAGACGTCTCAACAATCTTTATTTTTAACTTGACAAAGTTATTGCTCACATTGCACTCTTTAACTATTCTTAGACCGCATTTCAATTTACGTGATATACTAACTTCAATTTCTAACATTTTGCAATCTACTGCAGTTAACTAGATTTCAATAAATTGGAGTAGATTTCATCCAACCAGTGAGTGGTAAAGAGACCCTTTCAACactttctattattttttttcaatatcaaGAAATTAAGATGCCAAATTGCCCTTCAGGTCAAAGCTAATAATAGTTCTATCTACTCAACGGATGgatgagagagagggagagagagagagagagagagctgtgtcaaattttttataattgaaAAAGAATAAGGCTTTTATTAAATcgaacgaaaagaaaaaaaaaacataatttGATGcctttcttgatttgaaaaaaaaaaaaaaaaggcatttgGTGGACATTGAAAACAAGGGCTGTAAGGATCTTCTTACCAGCCACCGGCCACATAAAATCTGATCCAATTTGCAAGAATTTACTTAATTGTAGTGAATAGTTTTTTGGGGTGCGCAAGCTGCAATTTCAACCCATTTTCTTATTCTTAATTTGAGGACCGTCTTTCATCATCTTCCTAAATCCAAAGTTGCCTTCTGATAGCAACTTTTTATACTGACGAAAAAAGGACTTTGGTAATTCCGTTTACCCTATCCACGAGTTAGAATTTAGAAAGACTTTGGGATTTACTTCCCAGCAGTCTGTTTTGAAATTTTCTCCTCGGTCTTTCCTCCCCGGTCCTCACTCCTTACCAACAAGTCTTCAGAATCTTTTTGCCCGCTTCCATTTCCCGTCTATAACTCTCTATTTGtgccaaaagaaacaaaaaaactagaaaaatgaaTGTTGACAATTTTTAATATGGGACTTTAATAAGCAGATTAAATTTGAGCCCAATTCATTAAAATTAACGGCAAAGAACCGATTGCAATCTTTGTGGCTTTTCTTGTTTTCGTTTAGGAGGTTGTTTACCATTAATATCTCCACCTGAGAATTGAGATCCTTCCACTCGTTTGATTTTTTAATTACACATGGAGGCTGTTTCACCAATGTGGACCTTTCTTCTGCTTACTTGTTCAACGTCAAAGCCGTcttctttcttgatttttcttcttcttccaattCACATCTGCACAAGACTTTTACCCAATCCTCAATTCTTTCTTCACTTTCAAACAGAACCCACATTGCCATTTTCTGAAACAATCCTCACACGTTGTCTCTGTCTATAAAAGAGACAACTTGTGAGGATCGGTTTCATATTTACCATCCCAATTGCGATATAATGCAGAACCTTGATTAGACCAGGTGTTCATTTTTCGATACTGATAATCATTCAAGAAGGAATTTGATACCTCGATCAAGTAAGCACCCCTTTTCTATTTTTGACAGATTATTGCTGATATTTCAGAAATTTAAGTCACAGTTGACTTTTATTTTTGGGTGATTTCAGATGATCAGAAGATAGTAGTCAGTAAGCATTGTTGATGTCAGCATTGGTCAAAATTTGAACTTTTGAAGTTTGGTTACATTTACCTTCCGGTGGTGCCGTTGGGAAAGTGCTAAAATGTCTCATTTTACTCATTCTGATTCATTGTCTGATGATATCTCAGGGCACGGGCAGGGCGTACAAGTTGTGCCGTTCAAGACCTCTCAGGGGTCATTGAAGGTGTTACTGTTGCATGGGAATTTGGATATTTGGGTGAAAGATGCCAAGAATCTTCCAAACTTGGATCAGTTTCataaaaattttattgataGGTTTAAACTGGGAGGCAAAACTGAAGGAAGTTCATCGAAAGGGAATACAAGTGATCCTTATGTAACAATTTCAATCTCTAATGCAGTTATTGGTAGAACTTTTGTGATTAGAAATAGTGAGAACCCTGTTTGGATGCAGCACTTTTATGTCCCTGTTGCACATCATGCAGCAGAAGTGCATTTTGTTGTTAAAGATGATGATGTTGTAGGGTCGCAAATCATGGGGGCAGTTGGGATTCCAGTGGAACAAATATTCTCTGGTGCAAAAGTTGAGGGTACATTTCCAGTTCTTAATGCTAGTGGAAAATCATGTAAACAAGGAGCAGTCTTGACTTTATCAATTCAGTACACCCCAATGGAGAAAGTGCCTCTTTATCATGGTGGAGTTGGATCAGGTCCTTATCAGGGTGTCCCTGGTACTTATTTTCCCCTTAGGAGGGGCGGAAATGTTCAGCTTTATCAAGATGCTCATGTACATGAAGGTAGCCTTCCAAGTTCAATGCTTGATAATGGTTTGCAGTACCAGCATGGACGTTGCTGGCATGACATCTTCAATGCCATAAGTCAGGCTCAACGTCTGGTCTACATCACTGGATGGTCTGTCAACCACCTAGTTTCACTTGTTCGAGATACTGGCAACCCAACGAAAAGTATTCTGGGAGACCTTCTAAAAGAAAAGTCTCAGGAAGGTGTAAGAGTCTTGCTTCTAGTTTGGGATGATCCCACTTCCAGGAGCATTTTGGGCTTTAAAACTGTAAGAAATCATATCACTTCTTCTTACGCATTTAGTCCagaatttctggtttgtttcCCCTTACCTTTCTTTTGTTATGTTCTCAACCTTAAAGAAATTAGCACTTGGCATATGTCTGAACCACTTAAAAgtgcatttataaatataaactAGGATGTAAATTGATTAGTTCATAGAGTAAACAACCAGAAAGAGGTTGCAACTTTGGATATTATTTTTTAGATCAGAAAGAAAGCGGAAATGGCTTAATTCATGTAGTGGTGATTATGTTACATCTTTTGAAAAATGTTTGGGTGGGGTTAAtggcttttattttttccctagAGCTTTAGCCTGAtaacttcatttcatcttctaACCCGTCATAGATGCCTAATAGAATTTCCTCACACCATTTTCCTAAGTCCTAACATTGCCTGCTTTCGCAACATACTTTGATTTGAGGAGTTCTTTGGTATTGATAGGGAGGTCTATGTCCCATAGGCAATGCTAGCAGTATCTACTAATATTTCTCATTGGAAGTACGGTATTGTTTTGTATAGATCAAACCTTATCTTTTGGCTTGAGGACACGTAATGAATTGGTAGTGAAAGATGTTATTATCTCTGCTGCTTTATTCATCCTGCAGTGTTGTAGCTAAATTTTAGCTTTTGCATTCCTTTGCAGTTAGAATTAGCTATGTAATAGTTTTCATTATTGCTGATTTTCAGGAGGGGGTCATGGGTACCAGTGATGAGGAGACTCGTAGATTCTTTAAGCATTCTTCAGTTCAAGTTCTGCTCTGTCCCCGTTCTGCTGGAAAAGGGCATAGCTGGGCCAAAAAAAAGGTTTAttgatatatacatatatattcttTTACATCATTATATATTTCCCAGACCTAAATCTACTGTATGAAACGAAGAACTGCCTCT
It includes:
- the LOC113704333 gene encoding homeobox protein knotted-1-like 7, with protein sequence MQEQGLGMMAGSGSGGLGGLGDVSVAIPAGDYQNRQLKAEIATHPLYEQLLSAHVACLRVATPIDHLPLIDAQLSQSHHILRSYASQQHLSHCLSPHERQDLDNFLGQYLLVLCSFKEQLQQHVRVHAVEAVMACREIEQNLQALTGISIGEGSGATMSDDEDELQMDFSLDQSGADGHDMMGFGPLLPTESERSLMERVRQELKLELKQGFRSRIEDVREEILRKRRAGKLPGDTTSVLKNWWQQHSKWPYPTEDDKAKLVEETGLQLKQINNWFINQRKRNWHSSSQSVTSLKSKRKR